The window ATCCAGGGCGGCATTTCCAACGGGGAACCCATCACATTCCGGGTGGCGTTTAAGCCCCCGGCCACCATTGGGCTTGCCCAGGACACTGCCGATTTCCAGGGTCGCAAGGCGTCACTTGCGGCCAAGGGCAGGCATGACCCCTGTGTTGTGGCCAGGGCCGTACCCATTGTGGAGAGCATGGCAGCCCTTGTATTAGCCGATGCCATGTTGCAGCAGCAGGCCCGGTTGGCAGGTGTGGCGCTCATGGCCGGACACTGATAGTGCGGGAAGGCAAGCGCCCCCCCCCCTTAAAAGTGGCACATTGATTGCAGTTTATGAAAATTGATGGAATTTTAACCTAAAAATAAATAAGGAGAAACCATGTCAGATCCCAAAGATATGTACCAGTGCCAGGTTACCAATTGCGGATTTATTTACGATCCGGACAGGGGCGATCGCAAAGGAAAAATTAAAAAAGGAATAAAATTTGAAGACCTGCCCGAAGACTGGCGCTGTCCGGTCTGCGGAGCCAGCCCCAAAAGTTTTAAGTGCCTGGGCTGAACAGCAGCATCCTAAGACATCTTCAGTATACAGATAATCGGACAGCCACATAGAGACACAACTGTATCTATGTGGCTGTCTCTTTTTTGTCTCATCTCATATTTTCCGTTTAGCCTTCCGACCAATATCGTTTGCAACACTCTGTTATACAATGAGATACACACCACAGCTACAATCTGGCACATAGTTTGCTTTTTTAATTTCCCACGTATGGAAATTAACTGCAAAAACAGGAGGCTTATATGAGACTCAACGACATAAAAAAAAATTACAACCTGATAAATTCCGTGGACTGGGAAATGACCCCGGAAGAAGCCATTGCCCTGCACCTGGAATGGGGTCCCTTACGTTCCCAGAGCTATTACAACTCCAGGGACAACAATAATGAAACCGTCTATTTTGTCATCAACACCTGGAAGAAAAATCCCATTCTGACCCTTGTAAAAAGAAAGGGGTTTGATTCCGAAGAAATTGGCAACTTTGATCTTCCCGAAGATGTTATTTCAGAATTCATGCAGGGTATCGGCAAATACAAAGGGGTCTATGCCGTGGAAGGAAAGGTAAGGGACTGGCTTAGAAAGGAACTTGATGCATAACCACCCAATTCCAACCAACCACCTCAGTTAAGTTCCTTTTTTCCCGGAGCCGGCGGATGGACTTCATAGTCCATCCGCCGGCTCTTTCTTGATCCTAAAGGAAGTGACTATTGAATAAAAATGAACCTGCCCTGCCCTTGCTCCAGGTTATGAGTGCAGGCAAAAGCAGGAGCATCAGTTTATTTGTCACAGACTGTGGATATTCTATCCGTTTTCAGCATTTTTTATAAAGTCTTTCACCATCATCTCCCCTAATTCCATGGACCGTTTGGTGGCAGACTCAACGGCATTGATCATGGTTGTACGAAGCCCACCCTGTTCCAGGGTGTGGATGCCGGCAATGGCTGTCCCGCCCGGTGAGGCAACCCTGTCTTTGAGTTGTCCCGGATGTTCCCGGCTTTCAAGAAGCAGGCGGGCGGCACCCAGCACGGTCTGGGTGGATAAAAACAGGGAATCTTTTCTGGACAGTCCCATTTTTACGCCGGCATCGGCCATGGCGTCCACAATGGTAAAGATGTATGCCGGGCCGGAGCCGCTTAAGCCTGTGAACGCATCCATGAGTATATTCTCCTGGATAAATACGGTTTTGCCCACAGAGTCAAAAACCGCCCGGGCCAGTTCCACATCGCCTTCCTGGACAAACTGCCCCGCACACACGGCTGTGGCGCTCTCTTTGACAAAGGCGCAGATATTGGGCATGGACCTGATCAGGCGCAGTTCCTTTTGAAGGCCTGCGGCAATGGCGGCCAAAGGCACACCTGCGGCAATGGAGATAATGAGCTTGGATTTATCCAGGGCTGATGCCGTCTCCTTGAGCACAGAGCCCAGAATCTGGGGTTTGGTGGCGTAGATAATGATTTCTGATTTCTCACAGACTTCGATATTGCTGGTTGTGGTCAGCACCCCGTATTTTTCCTGAACGTTCTTAAGTGTTTCCGGAAAAACATCCGAACAGATAATGTTTTCGGGCTTGGCTGCCTTGGACATTACAAGCCCGCTGACCAGCGCTTCCCCCATGTTGCCGCTTCCAATGAAACCAATTTTTTTATTCTGAAGCATTCTGACTCCTTTTGGGACTGAAGTAATAACGGCCATGGGTCGACCTGTTCTGTCATCCACCCAGGCTCAACCCACAACAAAACATGAAAGCAACCTGTCAACTTATCGGTACCTTCATCTAAAAATAAGGAAGTCTATACTATGGCCCTATCTGAATGCGTGTCAAGGCAAATATCATTATTGAAATAACAAGACATTTCCCAACGAGATCCGGTTCCCGGAGCAAAATCACACCGAAGGTGTAAGCCGTTCCAGAAACCTTTTCGGAATTGTTGATACTTTATTCTTTTCATAGTCAAAAAACACGATGCCGTTTTTTGCCTCAAGAACAAGTTTTTGATTCTCCGCATTTGTTGCACGATAAAATATATCGCACCCGTATTTATTAAAATCACCTGCCCCCAACTCAAATTTCAGGCGCTCGCCATAATAAGATTGTGATTTATAAACAACTGCCAGGTCAGTAATTATAGTTCCCTTGCCTTCAACATCCAGATCTGAATAGCCCAGGGATATGAAAAACCGGGTTCTTACTTCCTGCATAAGAGAAACAAAGGCATCATTTCCCACATGGTTGCCAAAATTCAAATCTGTTGTCCTGATGGTCAATTCGGTTTCAAATAAAAAAACATCTACCATTTTGATTTCAATGCGTGCCATGATATCCTTTAATGAATAAATTATGTAGGTTCCACCAAGCCGCACAAAGAATGGCCGTGTTTGACAACCACCACAATGTGACATACGCGACCTGATAAACTGATCTATTTTGTGAAAAAAAACCATGGACAGCAAGGAATTTATAACATTGAAATCCCGTGTGAACCGGCTCCCCAAAAAGCTGTACCTGGTTTTAGGGATATCCGTTCAAGGAGCATATACCAGATGAGCCCGACAAATAACAAAAA is drawn from uncultured Desulfobacter sp. and contains these coding sequences:
- a CDS encoding rubredoxin; this translates as MSDPKDMYQCQVTNCGFIYDPDRGDRKGKIKKGIKFEDLPEDWRCPVCGASPKSFKCLG
- a CDS encoding DVU0772 family protein, which codes for MRLNDIKKNYNLINSVDWEMTPEEAIALHLEWGPLRSQSYYNSRDNNNETVYFVINTWKKNPILTLVKRKGFDSEEIGNFDLPEDVISEFMQGIGKYKGVYAVEGKVRDWLRKELDA
- the proC gene encoding pyrroline-5-carboxylate reductase yields the protein MLQNKKIGFIGSGNMGEALVSGLVMSKAAKPENIICSDVFPETLKNVQEKYGVLTTTSNIEVCEKSEIIIYATKPQILGSVLKETASALDKSKLIISIAAGVPLAAIAAGLQKELRLIRSMPNICAFVKESATAVCAGQFVQEGDVELARAVFDSVGKTVFIQENILMDAFTGLSGSGPAYIFTIVDAMADAGVKMGLSRKDSLFLSTQTVLGAARLLLESREHPGQLKDRVASPGGTAIAGIHTLEQGGLRTTMINAVESATKRSMELGEMMVKDFIKNAENG
- a CDS encoding thioesterase family protein encodes the protein MARIEIKMVDVFLFETELTIRTTDLNFGNHVGNDAFVSLMQEVRTRFFISLGYSDLDVEGKGTIITDLAVVYKSQSYYGERLKFELGAGDFNKYGCDIFYRATNAENQKLVLEAKNGIVFFDYEKNKVSTIPKRFLERLTPSV